A genomic stretch from Theobroma cacao cultivar B97-61/B2 chromosome 4, Criollo_cocoa_genome_V2, whole genome shotgun sequence includes:
- the LOC18601025 gene encoding receptor like protein 30 — protein sequence MKNLHILSLSLATFFLLSCSFTIVLSFSPSRTLQSQCLDDQRSALLQLQQGLYYSHNFTFSSKAELWNVNIDCCSWKGVTCDTLGHVIGLDLNYKNLSESCFNGQIPMGISYLTRLVSLDLSYQDSCYRRNDQSVELYGDYFPTLKLEKPNFKTLIKHMKSLTELYLDRVNISTQSTKWCEITSLALPKLRVLSLSSCGLTGPLCSSLSRLHFLSKLNLDYNPISYLPHNFLEISSRLVSLSLVNCSLSGRFPTKVFLLPKMKSIDISRNRNLTGQLPEFPLISILQVLSLYGTNFSGKLPESLDNLKFLTHLGLFRCNFFGQVPSAIANLTNLVYLDLRHNYLRGSIPKSIFKLPRLEKLYIGYNNFDSLKLDMFSQLKNLRGLDLSNMSLSFNAIDFPKKFPRGDANSSIPMLRWLLLQSCNISTFPEILKSQENLEYLDLSNNKISGAVPNWVWKKSLQYLSLSNNHLSSLDQFLSNQSLTSSQGSSPRPICDLSQLWYFNASYNNLSGSIPNCLGNISTLYYLDLQGNNFTGFLPNFVKAANLRILKVNENRLEGKLPRSLAKCTYLEVLDVGNNMMHDTFPFWLEKLPALEVLVLRENKFYGQIKRFKRKLFFPTLDVLDIASNEFSGELSIDSLQATQLRSLQIGGNKLEGKLPRSLANCTKLEVLDLGKNIIHDTFPFWLGKLPFLKVLILRANKFYGTIQVSVAENAFPMLRILDLASNNFSGELSVEFLQSLRAMMVWTDGNKAKLDYIGEDNYQDSVTIVNKGLEMVLEKILTIFTCLDLSNNSFHGRIPKEIQNLGSLIVLNLSHNSFSGQIPLALENLKELESLDLSQNKLSGKIPPQLTSLTFLSALDLSYNNLEGSIPQSNQFNTFSNDSYRGNPRLCGPPLTRKCNEVGVPPSIPGEDVDSLVDGISDWKIVLIGYGCGMVIGLCIGYTVLNEMGNKWRDNCKRNGKRNGRRSR from the exons ATGAAGAATCTTCATATCCTTTCACTCTCTTTGGCTACCTTCTTTCTCTTGTCATGCTCCTTCACTATTGTGCTATCATTTAGCCCATCTCGGACTCTCCAGAGCCAATGCCTTGATGACCAGAGATCTGCTCTGTTGCAACTGCAACAAGGTCTTTACTATTCtcataattttactttttcttccaAAGCTGAGCTTTGGAATGTCAACATTGATTGTTGCTCTTGGAAAGGAGTTACATGTGATACTCTTGGTCATGTGATTGGGCTTGatctcaactacaaaaacCTTTCTG AATCCTGTTTCAATGGCCAAATTCCAATGGGGATCTCATACCTAACAAGGTTAGTCTCTCTTGATCTATCTTATCAAGATTCTTGCTATCGGAGAAACGATCAAAGTGTTGAATTATACGGTGATTATTTTCCTACTCTAAAACTAGAGAAACCAAATTTCAAGACTTTAATCAAGCATATGAAGTCTCTCACGGAACTTTATTTGGATAGGGTGAACATTTCAACTCAAAGTACTAAATGGTGTGAAATCACATCGTTAGCACTTCCTAAGCTACGTGTGTTAAGCTTGTCAAGTTGTGGTTTGACAGGTCCATTGTGTTCGTCTCTCTCAagacttcattttctttctaaacTTAACCTCGACTATAACCCAATCTCTTATTTGCCTCACAATTTCTTGGAAATTTCCTCTCGATTGGTTTCTCTAAGCCTAGTCAATTGCAGTTTGAGTGGGCGTTTTCCAACCAAAGTTTTCTTATTGCCCAAAATGAAAAGCATTGATATTTCTAGGAATCGAAATCTTACGGGTCAGTTGCCAGAATTTCCACTAATTAGTATCTTACAGGTTCTATCACTTTATGGAACAAACTTTAGTGGAAAACTACCCGAATCCCTGGATAATCTTAAGTTCTTGACGCATTTAGGTCTCTTTAGATGCAATTTCTTTGGACAGGTTCCCTCAGCAATTGCAAATCTCACAAACCTTGTCTATTTGGATCTAAGGCATAATTACTTAAGAGGATCAATCCCAAAGTCAATTTTTAAACTCCCAAGGCTCGAAAAACTTTATATTGGTTACAATAACTTTGACTCTTTGAAGCTTGACATGTTTTCTCAACTCAAGAACTTAAGGGGTCTTGACCTTTCCAATATGAGCTTGTCTTTCAATGCGATTGATTTTCCGAAGAAGTTTCCACGTGGTGATGCAAACTCCTCCATTCCAATGCTGCGGTGGTTGTTATTACAATCGTGTAATATAAGTACATTTCCAGAGATTTTAAAAAGTCAAGAGAATTTAGAATATCTTGACCtttcaaataacaaaataagtGGTGCAGTGCCAAACTGGGTGTGGAAAAAAAGTTTGCAGTATCTATCTCTTTCCAACAATCACCTTTCATCTTTGGACCAATTTTTATCCAACCAGTCTCTAACTTCTTCACAAGGCTCTTCCCCAAGACCTATTTGCGATTTGAGTCAACTTTGGTATTTCAATGCCTCTTATAACAATTTGAGCGGCTCAATTCCAAATTGCTTGGGCAATATCAGCACTCTCTATTACTTGGACTTACAAGGAAATAACTTCACCGGATTCTTACCAAATTTTGTAAAAGCAGCCAATTTACGGATACTCAAAGTTAATGAGAATAGATTAGAAGGGAAGTTACCAAGATCTTTAGCCAAATGCACTTACCTCGAAGTCTTGGACGTGGGAAACAACATGATGCATGACACATTCCCTTTTTGGTTGGAGAAATTGCCTGCTTTGGAGGTTCTCGTATTgcgagaaaataaattctacGGTCAAATTAAACGTTTCAAACGTAAACTGTTTTTTCCAACTTTAGATGTATTGGATATTGCTTCTAATGAATTCTCTGGTGAACTATCCATTGATTCTCTTCAAGCTACTCAATTAAGGTCACTCCAAATCGGTGGGAATAAATTGGAAGGGAAGTTGCCAAGGTCATTAGCCAATTGCACAAAGCTTGAAGTATTGGACCTtggaaaaaatataatacatGACACATTTCCTTTTTGGTTGGGAAAATTACCTTTTTTGAAGGTTCTCATTCTTCGAGCGAATAAATTTTATGGCACTATTCAAGTTTCTGTGGCTGAAAATGCTTTTCCAATGCTACGGATATTGGACCTTGCTTCCAACAACTTTTCAGGTGAGTTATCCGTCGAATTTTTGCAAAGTTTGAGAGCAATGATGGTATGGACTGATGGCAACAAAGCAAAGCTAGATTATATTGGAGAGGACAACTATCAAGACTCCGTGACAATTGTCAACAAAGGATTGGAAATGGTTTTAGAGAAGATCTTAACCATTTTTACTTGTCTTGACCTTTCCAATAATAGTTTCCATGGCAGAATACCAAAAGAAATACAAAATCTCGGATCCCTCATAGTGCTAAACTTATCCCACAATAGCTTCTCTGGCCAAATTCCACTAGCACTTGAGAACCTAAAAGAGCTTGAGTCTTTGGACCTTTCACAGAACAAACTCTCAGGGAAGATTCCTCCGCAACTTACAAGTCTAACTTTCCTATCAGCACTAGACTTGTCTTACAACAACCTTGAAGGGAGCATACCACAAAGTAACCAATTCAAtacattttcaaatgattcttACCGAGGGAACCCAAGATTATGTGGGCCGCCTTTGACAAGGAAATGCAATGAAGTTGGTGTTCCACCTTCAATTCCAGGGGAAGATGTAGATTCATTGGTAGATGGTATATCTGATTGGAAAATCGTGTTGATCGGTTATGGGTGTGGAATGGTGATTGGGTTATGTATTGGATATACAGTGCTGAATGAGATGGGAAACAAATGGCGTGACAATTGCAAAAGGAATGGGAAAAGGAATGGTAGAAGATCTAGGTGA